In a single window of the Bos taurus isolate L1 Dominette 01449 registration number 42190680 breed Hereford chromosome 23, ARS-UCD2.0, whole genome shotgun sequence genome:
- the ZFAND3 gene encoding AN1-type zinc finger protein 3 isoform X1, with product MSIESVMPSSHLILCRPLLLLPPIPPSIRVFSNESTLRMRGPKYWSFSFSISPSKEIPGLISFRMGWLDLLAVQGTLKSLLQHHSSKASILQHSAFFTVQLSHPYMTTGKTIALTRRTFVGKVMPLLLNMLSRLVITFLPRGTRLLISWLQSPSAVILEPRKIKSDTVSTVSPSISHEVMGPDAMIFVFFSFFSNFIFKLYIIVLVLPNIKMNPSQVYMCSPSRTLLPPPSPYHPSGPSQCTSPKHPASCIEPGLATRFLHDILHVSMPFSQIFPPSPSPTESIRLFYTSVSLLLSRTPGYCYHLSKFHIYALVYCIYVFPSGLLHSV from the coding sequence atgtccatcgagtcagtgatgccatccagccatctcatcctctgtcgtccccttctcctcctgcccccaatccctcccagcatcagagtcttttccaatgagtcaactcttcgcatgagggggccaaagtactggagtttcagctttagcatcagtccttccaaagaaatcccagggctgatctccttcagaatgggctggttggatctccttgcagtccaagggactctcaagagtcttctccaacaccacagttcaaaagcatcaattcttcagcactcagccttcttcacagtccaactctcacatccatacatgaccacaggaaaaaccatagccttgactagacggacctttgttggcaaagtaatgcctctgcttttgaatatgctgtctaggttggtcataactttccttccaaggggtacacgtcttttaatttcatggctgcagtcaccatctgctgtgattttggagcccagaaaaataaagtctgacactgtttccactgtttccccatctatttcccatgaagtgatgggaccggatgccatgatctttgttttcttttcttttttttctaattttatttttaaactttacataattgtattagttttgccaaatatcaaaatgaatccatcacaggtatacatgtgttccccatcccgaaccctcctccctcctccctccccataccatccctctgggccgtcccagtgcaccagccccaagcatccagcatcgtgcatcgaacctggactggcaactcgtttcctacatgatattttacatgtttcaatgccattctcccaaatcttcccaccctctccctctcccacagagtccataagactgttctatacatcagtgtctcttttgctgtctcgtacaccgggttattgttaccatctttctaaattccatatatatgcgttagtatactgtatttatgtttttccttctggcttacttcactctgtataa